A single region of the Nakaseomyces glabratus chromosome D, complete sequence genome encodes:
- the SMC2 gene encoding condensin subunit SMC2 (CAGL0D05258g~Ortholog(s) have AT DNA binding, ATP binding, ATPase activity, DNA secondary structure binding, DNA/DNA annealing activity, chromatin binding, double-stranded DNA binding, single-stranded DNA binding activity): MKVEELIIDGFKSYATRTVISDWDPQFNAITGLNGSGKSNILDAICFVLGISSMATVRASNLQDLIYKRGQAGVTKASVTIVFDNTDKSNTPIGFSEYPKISVTRQIVLGGTSKYLINGHRAPQQSVLQLFQSVQLNINNPNFLIMQGKITKILNMKPSEILSLIEEAAGTKMFEDRKEKAERTMQKKETKLQENRTLLKEEIDPQLEKLRNEKRLFLEFQTIQADLETTEKVVIATDYQKMLNSRDSIKTVLETSNSKMDELQKKIDLVNREISNLNEDLQQTMKQKKKELENDTNIKAMESKEDKLLSEIAKLKANLKINGDNILDGKQKQKRLTVKIEKSKQLLDSKSQLLEDSKSKSRNCEADLTRLNSIFKQKEELLSVLSTGISSTGGTEGGYEAQISSVNDKINDNSIEIEKNKMKIELLKKEFMENEEKIGKSQLQVETHMKERKQLTEICKKLEEDIFSHGFRPEAFKELKNREYELDQAIYKTNRDCEGLRRRVAGIEFQYSKPFESFDPNSVKGVTAELFSIPEQNMKYVIGLQICAGGRLYNVIVDNEKTGSALLQKGRLRKRVTIIPLDKVISRPLNQNKLKLAKQLAPGKVELALNLIGYSDEVVKAMEFIFGNSLICDDAETAKKITFNPGIRTRSITLEGDIYDPEGTLSGGTRNNTNTLLVDIQQYNTLKKELLAMNEEKQNIHKQLKILEAKSNETSNLQKELSLKKHRLDILERTMNSEPSLMMQNRNGEIENEVKTLEDSTKQKMLENSSLEAEIEKLRKDMVDFSKNKGAKLKELKAEVHELNEQIKDLESESEKLNDTYEKIKVETEQIANEIDTDTKSLDSTVQDIEKKLEEEIKINKMLKTSEEELMSVQNDLNVERKRISNIDDELEELERTIKQKEESKNTYELELKQLHHDLSKYKNSTDGIEKALNDIQEEHEWVTDEMLVRSICEQNAGVNVNEYRHRMEQLQKNFDELRRKVNPNIMNMIESVEKKGEALKTMIRTIEKDKKKIEDTISKLNEYKKETLVKTWKKVTKDFGNIFCDLLPNSSAKLVPCEGKDITEGLEVKVKLGNLWKESLVELSGGQRSLIALSLIMALLQFRPAPMYILDEVDAALDLSHTQNIGHLIKTRFKGSQFIVVSLKEGMFTNANRVFRTRFQDGTSVVSIM, encoded by the coding sequence ATGAAAGTGGAAGAGCTAATTATCGATGGTTTTAAGTCATACGCCACCAGAACTGTGATATCTGATTGGGATCCACAGTTCAATGCTATTACAGGTCTTAACGGTTCTggtaaatcaaatattctGGATGCAATATGTTTTGTGCTAGGTATATCTTCGATGGCAACTGTTAGAGCATCGAATCTACAGGATCTGATCTACAAGAGGGGCCAAGCCGGTGTAACGAAAGCTAGTGTTACCATAGTGTTTGATAATACGGATAAATCTAATACCCCAATTGGGTTTTCCGAGTACCCTAAAATATCAGTCACGCGTCAAATAGTTCTAGGTGGCACATCGAAATACCTGATCAATGGTCACAGAGCTCCACAGCAATCTGTCCTGCAGCTTTTCCAGTCCGTGCAACTAAATATCAATAACCCAAATTTCTTAATTATGCAAGGTAAAATTACgaagatattgaatatGAAGCCCTCAGAAATACTTTCACTGATCGAAGAAGCCGCTGGTACCAAAATGTTCGAGGAtaggaaagaaaaagcgGAAAGGacaatgcaaaaaaaagaaactaagCTACAAGAAAACAGGACACTTttaaaagaagaaatcgaTCCACAATTGGAAAAACTGCGCAATGAGAAGAGATTATTCCTCGAATTCCAAACTATTCAGGCGGATCTGGAAACAACCGAGAAAGTCGTCATTGCAACAGACTACCAAAAAATGTTGAATTCAAGGGACTCAATTAAAACTGTTCTAGAAACTAGTAATTCCAAGATGGACGAgctacaaaagaaaatagatCTTGTCAATAGGGAGATTTCTAATCTCAACGAAGATTTGCAACAAACCAtgaagcaaaagaaaaaagaactagaaaatgatacaaatataaaagCTATGGAGAGTAAAGAAGATAAACTACTGAGCGAAATTGCTAAATTAAAGGCAAACCTTAAAATCAACGGTGATAATATCTTGGATGGTAAGCAGAAGCAAAAACGTCTCACAGTTAAAATTGAGAAATCCAAGCAACTTCTAGATAGTAAATCACAACTCCTAGAAGACTCAAAATCTAAATCAAGAAACTGTGAAGCCGATCTGACAAGATTAAACTCAATTTTCAAACAGAAGGAGGAGCTATTGTCGGTGCTTTCAACTGGTATTTCTTCCACTGGTGGAACAGAAGGTGGTTATGAAGCACAGATCTCAAGCGTTAATGACAAAATAAACGATAACAGCattgaaatagaaaaaaataaaatgaaaattgaACTTTTGAAAAAGGAGTTTATGGAGAATGAAGAGAAAATTGGAAAATCTCAATTACAGGTAGAAACTCACATGAAAGAAAGGAAGCAACTAACAGAAATTTGCAAGAAGCTGGAAGAAGACATATTCTCTCATGGATTTAGACCAGAAGCATTCAAGGAACTAAAAAATCGGGAATACGAACTTGATCAAGCCATTTACAAAACAAACAGAGATTGTGAAGGTCTAAGAAGGAGAGTAGCTGGAATTGAGTTTCAATATAGTAAACCATTTGAGAGTTTTGACCCTAATTCCGTCAAAGGTGTTACCGCCGAACTATTTAGTATACCAGAACAAAATATGAAGTACGTTATTGGCCTACAAATTTGTGCTGGTGGCAGACTTTACAATGTTATTGTGGATAATGAGAAAACTGGCTCAGCATTGCTTCAAAAAGGTAGACTACGCAAGAGGGTTACAATTATTCCTTTGGATAAGGTTATTTCCAGACCATTGAATCAAAATAAGCTTAAACTTGCCAAACAATTAGCACCAGGTAAAGTGGAACTTGCTCTAAACCTTATTGGCTATAGTGATGAAGTTGTTAAAGCAATGGAGTTTATATTTGGTAATAGTTTGATATGTGATGATGCAGAAACAGCAAAGAAGATAACATTTAATCCGGGTATAAGGACGAGAAGCATAACCTTGGAAGGTGATATTTACGATCCCGAGGGGACACTCTCAGGTGGTACAAgaaataatacaaatacacTTCTAGTAGATATACAGCAGTACAATACCTTAAAAAAGGAACTACTAGCAATGAATGAAGAGAAGCAAAATATTCATAAACAATTAAAGATTCTTGAAGCGAAATCAAATGAAACATCAAACTTGCAAAAAGAACTGAGTCTGAAGAAACATCGATTAGATATCTTGGAGCGTACTATGAATTCGGAGCCCTCTTTGATGATGCAAAACAGAAATGGagaaatagaaaatgaagTCAAAACTCTTGAAGACTCAACGAAGCAAAAAATGCTAGAAAACAGCAGCCTCGAAGCcgaaatagaaaaattacGGAAAGACATGGTAGACttttccaaaaataaaGGTGCTAAGTTGAAAGAACTCAAAGCTGAAGTACATGAACTAAATGAGCAAATAAAAGACCTAGAATCAGAATCAGAAAAACTAAATGATACATATGAAAAAATCAAGGTTGAAACTGAGCAGATCGCAAATGAGATTGATACAGATACAAAATCATTGGATTCAACTGTACAAGATATCGAGAAAAAGttggaagaagagattaaaataaataaaatgcTGAAGACCAGTGAGGAGGAACTCATGTCGGTTCAGAACGATCTTAAtgttgaaagaaaaaggatcTCGAATATAGATGATGAACTTGAAGAGCTTGAGCGAACTATAAAACAAAAGGAGGAAAGTAAAAATACCTATGAACTGGAACTGAAACAGTTACACCATGATCTAagtaaatataaaaacagCACTGATGGTATTGAGAAGGCCTTGAATGATATTCAAGAAGAGCATGAATGGGTCACGGATGAAATGCTTGTAAGAAGTATATGTGAGCAGAATGCTGGCGTTAATGTCAATGAATACCGTCATCGAATGGaacaactacaaaaaaaCTTTGACGAATTGAGAAGAAAAGTCAATCCTAATATTATGAACATGATAGAAAGTGTTGAAAAGAAAGGTGAAGCTCTGAAAACTATGATTCGCACCATTGAAAAggataaaaagaaaattgagGACACCATTTCGAAATTAAACGAATACAAAAAGGAAACTCTAGTTAAAACCTGGAAGAAAGTTACTAAAGATTTTggtaatattttttgtgaTTTACTTCCAAATTCATCTGCTAAACTAGTACCTTGCGAAGGAAAAGATATTACAGAAGGTTTGGAGGTCAAAGTCAAATTAGGTAATCTATGGAAGGAAAGCCTGGTCGAACTATCTGGTGGCCAAAGATCGCTAATTGCGCTATCGCTGATCATGGCTCTTCTTCAGTTCAGACCCGCACCTATGTATATTTTGGATGAAGTAGACGCTGCGTTAGATTTAAGTCACACACAAAATATAGGTCATTTGATTAAAACTAGATTCAAGGGGTCACAATTTATTGTAGTTTCATTAAAGGAAGGTATGTTCACAAACGCAAATAGAGTTTTTCGAACCAGGTTCCAGGATGGTACCTCCGTTGTTAGTATAATGTAG
- a CDS encoding uncharacterized protein (CAGL0D05148g~Protein of unknown function): protein MNGVIKIPDTRFEQTFRRAIDREVAKQNALSGKSTDDKKSGPSAYVICKVVVRDVLLMPFIQSVLWTGFLLGLKPWLRMVVGFGRRTGEYLNRALYGGRLPGGKTATI, encoded by the coding sequence ATGAATGGGGTTATCAAAATACCTGATACGAGATTTGAGCAGACTTTCAGGAGAGCCATTGATCGGGAAGTTGCGAAGCAAAATGCGTTGAGTGGAAAAAGCACGGACGATAAGAAAAGTGGTCCCAGTGCGTATGTTATATGTAAAGTGGTAGTGCGAGATGTATTGCTGATGCCATTTATACAGAGTGTGTTATGGACTGGGTTCTTGCTGGGGTTGAAACCATGGTTAAGAATGGTAGTAGGTTTTGGTAGAAGAACCGGTGAGTACTTGAATAGGGCACTTTATGGTGGTAGACTCCCAGGAGGTAAGACGGCCACAATTTAA
- a CDS encoding uncharacterized protein (CAGL0D05104g~Protein of unknown function), with product MLVMTTYPVSYVAVSASNRKISSAEDPERSSHLSENPYPDSGSLADTYLPDSNLLEEESKLRHYLKDEVKQLTKKKARNNDKRKKWLADICSAVKKFHTLPNKVLINNIRRAADDDIKYDLTEIKDELPSKTTIEEFLKAIDIHYQKISRETVRHVDLLDRPKFITAASLRRARDAFEKICDEENMTCAIYATKHYLPPRIERQIDDFIWPSPSTILDEMDNEIEKRIAKGKYFKPNKYKNKFNKRRYNPKRFNNNRRTNRAKAQNR from the coding sequence ATGCTCGTGATGACCACGTACCCTGTATCTTACGTGGCAGTATCCGCCTCCAATAGGAAAATTAGTTCCGCTGAGGACCCAGAAAGGAGTTCCCATCTTTCTGAAAACCCCTACCCAGACTCTGGCTCATTGGCAGATACCTACTTACCCGATTCAAaccttcttgaagaagaaagcaaaCTACGCCACTATTTGAAAGACGAAGTCAAACAACTCACTAAGAAGAAAGCTCGCAATAACGACAAACGCAAGAAATGGCTGGCAGACATATGCAGTGCGGTCAAGAAATTCCACACCTTACCAAATAAAGTCTtaatcaataatattagACGTGCCGCGGATGATGATATTAAGTACGATTTGACTGAAATCAAGGATGAGCTACCTTCGAAAACTACCATCGAGGAATTCTTGAAGGCTATTGATATACATTATCAGAAAATCTCAAGAGAAACTGTCAGACATGTCGATTTACTTGATCGCCCAAAATTTATAACAGCCGCCTCACTAAGACGTGCTCGCGAtgcatttgaaaaaatctgtgatgaagaaaatatgaCTTGTGCCATTTATGCCACAAAGCATTACTTGCCTCCTCGAATTGAGCGCCAAATCGATGACTTTATATGGCCATCTCCTTCCACCATTCTCGATGAAATGGACAACGAGATTGAGAAGCGCATAGCTAAGGGAAAATACTTCAAACCCAATAAGTATAAGAATAAGTTTAATAAACGTAGGTACAATCCCAAACGTTTTAACAATAATCGCAGAACCAATAGGGCTAAGGCACAAAACCGCTGA
- the RRT5 gene encoding Rrt5p (CAGL0D05236g~Ortholog(s) have prospore membrane localization) translates to MSVSRIYIANVSYSSSEEDLREFLKDFNFSSVLIPCHTVRRFRRNEARSFGIAYVDFTSSEEAVRAVEELNGKEFGGRVLRVRTHNPYQPPKPIKERFGTKLQQLKKFAKYEDTAASGERAPTDAQDHPDQPQEGHMSPDVVLVNGTTDEEQQLANVINDPVTNADAPGTEQNISKEKAISEDTVYCAFLPKETTDNDLRNYFTDYGSREIWIFRTKNVSNSRFRFRNRNHTAALVTLSTELPLNKVIEELLGKKLLGTKISIKPAYIYKINEVKKIAEQSHMLATEYRHQNGNSDVVIGTPNEALLNSTQVASQIIGSNPEIEVSNQNSSSIANVAETNGNVGDTPITKLDSRNNIKIVNIGNPQDKTKKNQPNDNKELNKIDLETKNDSLHLESICDPIISIDMSGMTKQSVGSNKKKNKKKKSARGKEVRKLSVSNTTTQ, encoded by the coding sequence ATGTCAGTCTCTAGAATTTATATTGCGAACGTTTCGTATTCATCGAGTGAGGAGGATCTCAGGGAGTTCTTGAAAGACTTTAACTTCTCCTCTGTGCTGATTCCCTGTCACACAGTGCGGCGGTTTAGAAGGAACGAGGCCAGGTCGTTTGGTATCGCTTATGTAGACTTCACGTCGAGCGAGGAGGCGGTAAGGGCCGTGGAGGAATTGAACGGTAAGGAGTTCGGCGGACGCGTGTTGAGGGTAAGGACACATAACCCTTACCAACCACCAAAACCGATCAAGGAGAGGTTTGGCACTAAGCTAcaacaattgaagaagtttGCCAAATATGAGGATACAGCGGCATCAGGTGAGAGAGCGCCAACCGACGCGCAGGATCATCCTGACCAACCGCAAGAAGGACATATGAGTCCAGATGTTGTTCTGGTCAATGGAACTACAGATGAGGAACAACAACTTGCCAATGTTATAAACGATCCGGTTACCAACGCGGACGCGCCAGGCACAGAACAGAATATTTCGAAGGAGAAAGCTATCTCAGAGGACACCGTGTATTGTGCATTTTTGCCAAAGGAAACCACAGACAATGACCTGAGAAACTATTTCACTGATTATGGATCCCGAGAGATTTGGATCTTCAGAACCAAAAATGTTAGCAACAGCCGTTTCCGCTTCCGTAACAGGAACCATACAGCGGCTTTGGTTACTTTATCCACAGAATTACCATTGAATAAAGTTATTGAAGAGCTACTGGGGAAGAAACTACTGGGTACCAAAATCTCAATCAAACCAGCTTACATCTACAAGATAAACgaagttaaaaaaattgcagAACAATCCCATATGCTTGCCACAGAGTATCGCCATCAAAATGGTAACAGTGATGTAGTTATAGGCACACCTAACGAGGCCCTGCTAAATAGTACACAGGTAGCTTCCCAAATCATTGGCTCAAATCCAGAAATTGAAGTTTCTAATCAAAATTCATCATCCATTGCCAATGTCGCAGAAACTAATGGGAATGTTGGGGATACTCCAATTACAAAACTAGACTCCAGAAATAACATAAAAATAGTTAATATAGGTAATCCACAAGataagacaaaaaaaaatcaaccAAATGACAACAAGGAATTGAACAAAATAGATTTAGAAACCAAGAATGATTCTTTACATTTGGAGAGTATCTGTGATCCGATAATTTCAATTGACATGAGCGGCATGACTAAACAAAGTGTAGGTtccaacaagaagaaaaacaaaaagaaaaaatctGCCAGGGGAAAAGAAGTTAGAAAACTATCTGTTTCAAACACAACTACCCAATAG
- the QCR6 gene encoding ubiquinol--cytochrome-c reductase subunit 6 (CAGL0D05192g~Ortholog(s) have ubiquinol-cytochrome-c reductase activity and role in aerobic respiration, mitochondrial electron transport, ubiquinol to cytochrome c), giving the protein MISSITDLLEELKETIVPVVAEAAEEDPVEDEEEEDEDEDEDEDEDEEEGVDQLDALREECKNTEEGKHLVHHYMECVERVTKQQEDPEYENLDYKEDCVEEFFHLQHYLDSCAAPRLFDKLK; this is encoded by the coding sequence ATGATCTCATCTATTACTGATTTGTTGGAAGAGTTGAAGGAGACTATAGTGCCAGTTGTCGCCGAGGCTGCTGAGGAGGACCCAGTTGAAGAcgaggaagaagaggacgaggatgaagatgaggacGAAGacgaggatgaagaagaaggtgtTGACCAATTAGATGCGCTTAGAGAAGAATGCAAGAACACTGAGGAAGGTAAGCATCTAGTACACCACTACATGGAATGTGTGGAGAGAGTTACCAAGCAACAAGAGGACCCAGAATACGAGAATTTGGATTACAAAGAGGACTGTGTCGAGGAGTTCTTCCATTTGCAACATTACTTGGACTCCTGTGCGGCTCCAAGACTATTTGACAAACTAAAATGA
- the PHO4 gene encoding phosphate-sensing transcription factor PHO4 (CAGL0D05170g~Transcription factor regulated by cyclin/cyclin-dependent kinase (CDK)/CDK inhibitor complex composed of Pho80p/Pho85p/Pho81p; required for expression of phosphate starvation genes), giving the protein MGEQVEDMDKLYETPIDMQTTIFDQVDNYLHMVNSGLQHDEKEDEHREHEDAIDGGASLNMHLYNINDTLNGVSTDNGHFDMVDLHFGPTLTTDDDPTKMAELQHTTIHHGHLDVNGNRSDSLFSPFDSPLVHDTPSLEARNSIQLTNEGSTSALTTPFLSGKNHYDDHGNSINSQSFNYHNRNSSLSKVSGKFSPISSPALTSTNQEQQHWNTSSRRASNSSSRSKRVLPSGNSSVSSTSNKVIKNSPYMNASSRRLQKTISNGNSKRDEWDEFMFSLPESSLANDLTTGNDENMDISLPAGHSPTKEYNSYPKVILPSHAAENESMETDNYERASLLEDSQPDETQNNNPQNNNPHSNGSSISPVGKNDSVMLASGSPVLKPQNSSSNILQTPYSSKRVFKSPADISSTEQTADEASNDASNDAKSKDKKQRKPSSSGPNKLKRTNTGGSIGRVRSDSASQNSDYVQRKKEVHKYAEQERRNRLNNALSDLNSLLPQDWKDAVTVPSKAITAELACKYIRTLLEELEQYKK; this is encoded by the coding sequence ATGGGTGAACAGGTAGAGGATATGGACAAGCTGTATGAGACGCCGATAGACATGCAGACTACAATCTTTGACCAAGTAGATAACTATCTGCATATGGTGAACAGCGGATTACAGCACgatgagaaagaagatgaaCATAGGGAACATGAAGATGCGATTGATGGTGGGGCCAGTCTGAACATGCACCTTTACAATATTAATGATACATTAAATGGTGTTTCTACTGATAACGGTCATTTCGACATGGTTGATTTACATTTCGGGCCCACATTGACTACAGATGACGACCCAACCAAAATGGCCGAACTACAGCATACCACGATACATCATGGCCATCTAGACGTCAATGGAAACCGCAGTGATAGTTTATTCTCGCCATTCGATTCTCCATTAGTACATGACACTCCATCATTGGAGGCTAGGAATAGTATACAACTTACAAATGAGGGTTCCACATCAGCTCTTACAACACCATTTCTGAGCGGCAAGAACCACTATGACGACCACGGGAACTCTATAAATTCCCAGAGCTTTAACTACCATAACAGAAACTCAAGTCTCTCCAAAGTTAGTGGTAAATTCTCCCCAATATCGTCACCAGCACTGACTTCTACTAATCAGGAACAGCAACACTGGAACACATCCTCTAGAAGGGCTTCAAACAGTTCCTCTAGATCAAAAAGAGTGCTACCGAGTGGTAATTCATCTGTTTCTTCTACTTCAAACAAGGTTATAAAGAATAGTCCGTACATGAACGCCAGTTCTAGGAGATTACAAAAGACCATAAGTAATGGGAACTCAAAGAGGGATGAGTGGGACGAATTCATGTTCTCTTTACCGGAGAGTAGTTTAGCTAATGACTTAACAACTggaaatgatgaaaacatGGATATTAGCTTGCCAGCGGGACACTCACCCACTAAAGAGTACAATAGCTACCCTAAGGTAATATTACCATCTCATGCAGCTGAAAACGAGAGTATGGAAACGGATAACTATGAGAGGGCCAGCTTGCTAGAGGACTCACAACCAGACGAGACACAGAACAATAACCCACAGAACAATAATCCACATAGCAATGGCTCTAGTATCAGTCCTGTTGGCAAAAACGACTCGGTGATGCTAGCCAGTGGCTCACCTGTGTTGAAACCCCAAAATTCAAGttctaatattttgcaGACACCTTACTCATCTAAAAGAGTTTTCAAGTCGCCAGCGGATATTTCAAGCACTGAACAAACTGCAGACGAGGCTTCCAACGATGCAAGTAATGATGCTAAGTCGAAGGACAAGAAACAAAGGAAACCTTCATCCAGTGGACCCAATAAGCTAAAGAGAACTAATACTGGTGGCAGCATCGGGAGAGTACGATCAGACAGTGCCAGCCAAAACAGCGACTATgttcaaagaaagaaagaggtGCATAAGTACGcagaacaagaaagaagaaacaggCTGAACAACGCGCTTAGCGATTTGAACTCTTTACTTCCACAAGACTGGAAAGACGCTGTCACAGTCCCATCTAAGGCTATCACAGCTGAACTCGCTTGCAAATACATAAGGACACTGCTCGAAGAGCTTGAGCAGTACAAGAAATGA
- the RPL29 gene encoding 60S ribosomal protein eL29 (CAGL0D05214g~Ortholog(s) have structural constituent of ribosome activity, role in cytoplasmic translation and cytosolic large ribosomal subunit, nucleolus localization) has product MAKSKNHTAHNQTRKAHRNGIKKPKTYKYPSLKGVDPKFRRNHRHALRGTAKTLAAAKK; this is encoded by the coding sequence atggCTAAGTCTAAGAACCATACCGCTCACAACCAAACCAGAAAGGCCCACAGAAACGGTATCAAGAAGCCAAAGACCTACAAGTACCCATCTTTGAAGGGTGTTGACCCAAAGTTCAGAAGAAACCACAGACACGCTCTACGTGGTACTGCTAAGACTTTGGCTGCCGCtaagaaataa